In Phlebotomus papatasi isolate M1 chromosome 1, Ppap_2.1, whole genome shotgun sequence, the following proteins share a genomic window:
- the LOC129800043 gene encoding succinate dehydrogenase assembly factor 2-B, mitochondrial-like, translating into MLRYIFQQTSRRREVFRLGASFCDSRKPTTPEQVPCIDVEDPKLVIIPEYPFKENEPLETQKARLLYQSRKRGMLENDLLLSTFAGKYLSGMTAEQTKLYDKLINGPSNDWDIYYWATEKKALPEEYDNEIMTMLREHVKNQPREIRSRQPDLHQVENK; encoded by the exons ATGCTGCGCTACATTTTCCAACAAACA TCCCGGAGGAGGGAAGTTTTCCGGCTGGGAGCCTCGTTTTGTGATTCCCGGAAGCCTACGACCCCTGAGCAAGTCCCATGCATCGATGTGGAAGACCCAAAGCTGGTGATAATCCCTGAGTACCCTTTCAAAGAGAATGAACCGCTGGAAACGCAGAAAGCTAGGCTCCTGTATCAGTCCCGGAAGCGCGGGATGTTGGAGAATGACCTGCTTTTGAGTACTTTTGCCGGGAAGTATTTGAGCGGGATGACCGCTGAGCAGACTAAGCTCTATGACAAGCTGATAAATGGTCCTTCAAATGACTGGGATATTTATTACTGGGCCACGGAGAAGAAAGCTCTTCCGGAGGAATATGACAACGAGATAATGACGATGTTGAGGGAGCATGTGAAAAATCAGCCCCGGGAGATTAGATCCCGGCAGCCAGATCTCCATCAGGTTGAGAATAAGTAG
- the LOC129800042 gene encoding DNA mismatch repair protein Mlh1: MDPGVIKRLDESVVNKIAAGEVIQRPANALKELIENCLDAKATHIEVTVKCGGMKMLQILDNGTGIRKEDLEIVCERFTTSKLERFYDLPMISTYGFRGEALSSISHVAHLKIQTKTRDSVCAYRALYEGGKLKGAPVACAGNQGTVITVEDLFYNMPQRKNTLRTPNDEYQLIYGVVSKYAIHNHRVGFLLRKFGESAAMRTTPNASVLDNIRMIYGNSVASELVEVEFTDPGMKFSARAFVSNGSHGMKKGIFLLFINNRLVDCESLRTAINELYSVFIPGGSHPFVYMSLQVDSLSLDVNVHPTKHEVHFLHEDTIIQRIVQKIEEKLLEGKSSKTFYTESRLPGQNTPSSSSKSKSCKSSSSIGLTDSKTEKKSSQEELKIVRTDTREVKIEKYLSTSFSASQTIKDPEGETPRKITKLTSVLSLRKAVEDSCSKHLRKIISESSFVGCVDKEQFLIQCQDKMFLCDTRKLSKELFYQILLYDFENFGKIELEEPLKLGELALLALESEESGWTPEDGDKEDLVERIVEILCDKSPIMKEYYKLSINRQDRTLDTLPLILANFTPPLSHLPMFILRLATEVEWENEKECFETLSKEIAKFYAEIEHSGPDDESSATLEHVLYPAMKEYLIPPENFASNKAFLEVAALPELHKVFERC; this comes from the exons ATGGATCCGGGAGTGATAAAAAGACTCGATGAGTCAGTTGTGAACAAAATTGCTGCCGGTGAAGTGATCCAGCGACCGGCAAATGCCCTGAAAGAACTCATTGAAAACTG CCTGGACGCCAAGGCGACTCACATTGAGGTGACTGTGAAGTGCGGTGGCATGAAAATGCTGCAGATCCTGGACAATGGAACAGGAATCCGGAAGGAAGATTTGGAGATTGTCTGTGAGAGATTTACCACGTCCAAATTGGAGAGGTTTTATGATCTCCCGATGATATCTACCTATGGATTCCGGGGGGAGGCACTGTCGAGCATCAGCCATGTGGCACATTTGAAGATCCAGACAAAGACCAGGGATTCTGTGTGCGCCTACAGGGCGCTTTATGAAGGAGGGAAGCTGAAAGGAGCTCCTGTGGCTTGTGCTGGGAATCAGGGAACGGTGATCACGGTGGAGGATTTGTTCTACAACATGCCCCAGCGGAAGAATACCCTCCGGACGCCAAATGATGAGTATCAACTGATCTACGGAGTGGTGAGTAAATATGCCATTCACAATCACAGGGTGGgcttccttctgaggaaatttgGTGAGAGTGCAGCCATGAGGACTACACCAAATGCCTCAGTTCTGGACAATATTCGGATGATCTATGGGAATTCTGTGGCTTCGGAGTTGGTTGAAGTGGAATTCACGGATCCGGGAATGAAATTCTCCGCCAGGGCTTTTGTGTCCAATGGGAGTCATGGAATGAAGAAGGGGATCTTTCTGTTGTTCATTAACAATCGTTTGGTGGATTGTGAATCCCTCCGGACGGCGATTAATGAGCTGTATAGTGTTTTTATCCCAGGAGGGAGTCATCCTTTCGTTTATATGAGCCTGCAGGTGGATTCCCTCTCCCTGGACGTCAATGTCCATCCCACAAAGCATGAGGTTCACTTCCTCCATGAGGACACAATTATTCAGAGGATTGTGCAGAAAATTGAGGAGAAACTCCTCGAGGGGAAGTCCTCAAAGACTTTTTACACGGAATCTCGGCTTCCTGGACAAAATACGCCCTCCAGCAGCTCTAAAAGTAAATCTTGCAAATCTTCAAGCTCCATCGGATTGACAGATTCAAAAACTGAGAAGAAATCCTCCCAGGAAGAGCTCAAGATCGTCCGGACGGACACCAGAGAAGTCAAGATAGAAAAGTACCTTTCCACCTCTTTCTCAGCTTCCCAGACAATCAAAGATCCGGAAGGAGAAACTCCCAGGAAGATCACAAAATTAACCAGCGTCTTGAGTCTCCGGAAGGCTGTGGAGGACAGCTGCAGCAAGCATCTCCGGAAGATCATCAGCGAATCGAGTTTTGTCGGATGCGTCGACAAGGAGCAGTTCCTCATTCAGTGTCAGGATAAAATGTTCCTCTGCGACACCAGGAAGCTCAG CAAAGAACTTTTCTACCAAATCCTTTTGTACGACTTTGAAAACTTCGGAAAAATCGAATTAGAAGAGCCACTGAAGCTCGGGGAGCTGGCTCTGCTGGCCCTGGAGAGTGAGGAGAGTGGCTGGACACCCGAGGATGGGGACAAGGAGGACCTGGTGGAGAGAATTGTGGAGATTCTCTGCGACAAATCACCGATAATGAAAGAATACTACAAACTGTCCATAAACCGGCAGGATCGAACCCTAGACACCCTTCCACTCATCCTAGCCAATTTTACCCCTCCCCTAAGCCACCTTCCCATGTTCATCCTGCGCCTGGCCACGGAAGTTGAGTGGGAGAATGAAAAAGAATGCTTCGAGACGCTCAGCAAAGAAATAGCAAAGTTCTACGCGGAAATTGAACATTCCGGACCGGACGACGAATCCTCAGCAACCCTGGAGCATGTTCTCTACCCGGCCATGAAGGAATACCTCATCCCACCCGAAAATTTCGCCTCCAATAAAGCTTTCCTGGAGGTAGCAGCGCTTCCGGAACTTCACAAAGTTTTTGAGAGATGCTAG